CCGGCAGCAGGTGCTGGGATGGGCAGCGGGCCCGGTGCGGGCCTGGGACAGGGTCAGGGACCACAGGGGCCGATGAGACAGCAGCCGCCAATGCCCAGTTTGGGACCGGACTCACCGTTTAATCAGGAGCAGATGATGCTGCTCAGGAACCAGATGATTGCGTACCGTGCTTTGAGCAAGAACGCGCCTATTGCTCAGGCGATGCAGGCCGTTCAGCAGGCGCTGGCCAGTAATATTAGGCTCCAGCTGCCCGGCCAGCAgccacaacagcaacagcaacaacagacACAACAGTCCcagcaaccacaacaacagcagcctcagccacagcaacagcctcaacaacaacagcagccacagGCTCAGTTACAGGCGCAATTGGGtccaggagcagcagctcaGGGCAGTCCGAATGCGGCGGTTTTGAATCACCAACGACAACCGTCGGTACCAGTACCGGACGAGTTTCAGAACTCGCCAGGCCGAGGATTCCGAAAACCGGCTCCGAGTATGAGCCAGCGAAGTTTTAGCAGAGCTAGCAGCATTTCCAGCCCCGTGGCTACTCCTCAGACACCTGCTTCAGGTGCTGGAACGGGTCCAGCGACAGGAGGAACTGATCCGTTGTTAGGAGTTGGCGGCGTTTCCGGACAAGCAAGCGCGGGTCTGGGGAATACCCCGTCTCCTCAACCACCAATGCCTGTGAATTTACCACCTTCGGTTAAACTGTTTGGCGTTTCTTCGTATATCGACCCAAGATCACCTTCGTATTTGGCACAATCAGTGTCATTTGAAGATTATACGGCAcgtcaacagcagctaTTTATTCCCACAATCATGCCAGTTGGGTTGGATGTCGTGGATATGAAATTGGAACGCGAACGTCGAGTCCAGCAAGCCATGCATAACAGAATGGCATATTTAGAAGAACAGGAATCGGAAAGTAGCTCTGGTTTGAGCATAGACGAAAAAATAGAGCTCAAGTCGCTACGGCTCGCCAATTATAACAAGGCTCTGCGAGGCGATATTCTGGCTAATGTGTACTATTTCAATATGGTGGCTCTGGATGAGTCCAATAAGGGTAGATATACCcggatgaagaagctcaGTTTGCAAGAAGCAATTGCTACCGAGCAGTTTACGTATCAACAGAGAGTGGAAAGACAACGTCGTGAAAACCAGAGGAAGATTGATAATATCCAAAGTACCGTTAAGCATGCAGTTGATGTGGCCAACTCGGTGACTCAGAAACGAAGCCGATTGTCAAGATTACAAAAATCGATAGTCAGTTTCCATGCTTATactgaaaaagaagaacaaaagAGATTGGAAAGAACCGCTAAACAGAGATTGCAGGCCTTGCGAGCtaatgatgaagaggcaTATATCAAACTGCTCGACCAGACAAAAGATACTCGTATCACGCATTTGCTTCGACAAACAAACACATTTTTGCATTCACTTACAAAAGCGGTTGAATCTCAACAGCGAGAAAACAAGGGCTTAGCCACTCTTAATACAGAGCTTCCTGATATCCAAGAAGGCGACGAAGACAGTGAGGTACGTGATTACTATGCTGTTGCCCATAGAATAAAAGAAGAGATTACCAAACAACCGAGTATTTTGGTGGGTGGAACGCTGAAAGAGTACCAACTCAAGGGTCTACAATGGATGGTATCTTTGTATAATAACAGTTTGAACGGAATTCTCGCCGATGAAATGGGTCTTGGTAAGACCATTCAGTCGATCTCGCTGATTACCTATTTAATCGAGATGAAGCAGTTGGCAGGTCCATTTCTGGTTATTGTACCCTTGTCAACACTGACCAACTGGAATCTGGAGTTTGAGAAATGGGCTCCCAGTGTTAAAAAAGTTGTATACAAAGGACCTCCAATGGCGAGAAAGGCTCAACAAGGAATTATTCGGTCGGGTGACTTCCAGGTTTTACTTACAACTTATGAGTATATTATCAAGGATCGACCTATTTTGAGTAGAATCAAATGGGCTCATATGATTATTGATGAAGGTCATCGAATGAAAAATACCCAATCCAAGCTGTCATTTACGCTTACGACATATTATTCCACGAGATACAGACTTATTTTGACTGGTACGCCTTTACAAAACAACTTGCCTGAGCTATGGGCACTGCTCAATTTCGTGTTGCCGAAAATTTTCAACTCTGTCAAGTCGTTTGATGAATGGTTTAATACTCCATTTGCCAATACCGGTGGTCAAGACAAGATGGATTTGAGCGAAGAAGAGACTCTGCTGATTATTCGACGTTTACACAAGGTGCTGAGACCGTTTTTGTTGAGACGTCTTAAAAAGGATGTCGAGAAAGATCTTCCCGACAAGGTGGAAAAGGTTATCAAGTGTAAGATGAGTgctcttcaacaaaaacTTTACCAACAAATGATCAAGTACAAGCTACTGATTTTGGGCGACAATGTACAAGGAGCATCTGCATCTGGTTTGAAGGGATTGAATAACCAGATCATGCAGCTGCGTAAAATCTGTAACCATCCTTTTGTCTTCGAAGAAGTTGAGAATTTGGTTAATCCTAACAAGGAAACCAACGACGATTTGTTCCGTGCAGCAGGTAAATTCGAACTGTTAGACCGAATTCTGCCAAAATTCAAGAAAACTGGCCATAGAGTGTTGATTTTCTTCCAAATGACGCAGATTATGGATATTATGGAAGAttatcttcgtcttcgAGACATGCAATACCTTCGATTGGACGGTAGTACCAAAGCAGAGGATCGATCAGACTTGCTCAAGAAGTTCAATGCCCCAGACTCGCCATATTTTGCGTTCTTATTGTCTACTCGTGCTGGTGGTTTGGGTCTTAATCTTCAAACTGCAGACACGGTTATCATTTACGATACCGATTGGAATCCTCATCAGGATTTGCAAGCCCA
The Sugiyamaella lignohabitans strain CBS 10342 chromosome A, complete sequence genome window above contains:
- the SNF2 gene encoding SWI/SNF catalytic subunit SNF2, whose protein sequence is MGSGPGAGLGQGQGPQGPMRQQPPMPSLGPDSPFNQEQMMLLRNQMIAYRALSKNAPIAQAMQAVQQALASNIRLQLPGQQPQQQQQQQTQQSQQPQQQQPQPQQQPQQQQQPQAQLQAQLGPGAAAQGSPNAAVLNHQRQPSVPVPDEFQNSPGRGFRKPAPSMSQRSFSRASSISSPVATPQTPASGAGTGPATGGTDPLLGVGGVSGQASAGLGNTPSPQPPMPVNLPPSVKLFGVSSYIDPRSPSYLAQSVSFEDYTARQQQLFIPTIMPVGLDVVDMKLERERRVQQAMHNRMAYLEEQESESSSGLSIDEKIELKSLRLANYNKALRGDILANVYYFNMVALDESNKGRYTRMKKLSLQEAIATEQFTYQQRVERQRRENQRKIDNIQSTVKHAVDVANSVTQKRSRLSRLQKSIVSFHAYTEKEEQKRLERTAKQRLQALRANDEEAYIKLLDQTKDTRITHLLRQTNTFLHSLTKAVESQQRENKGLATLNTELPDIQEGDEDSEVRDYYAVAHRIKEEITKQPSILVGGTLKEYQLKGLQWMVSLYNNSLNGILADEMGLGKTIQSISLITYLIEMKQLAGPFLVIVPLSTLTNWNLEFEKWAPSVKKVVYKGPPMARKAQQGIIRSGDFQVLLTTYEYIIKDRPILSRIKWAHMIIDEGHRMKNTQSKLSFTLTTYYSTRYRLILTGTPLQNNLPELWALLNFVLPKIFNSVKSFDEWFNTPFANTGGQDKMDLSEEETLLIIRRLHKVLRPFLLRRLKKDVEKDLPDKVEKVIKCKMSALQQKLYQQMIKYKLLILGDNVQGASASGLKGLNNQIMQLRKICNHPFVFEEVENLVNPNKETNDDLFRAAGKFELLDRILPKFKKTGHRVLIFFQMTQIMDIMEDYLRLRDMQYLRLDGSTKAEDRSDLLKKFNAPDSPYFAFLLSTRAGGLGLNLQTADTVIIYDTDWNPHQDLQAQDRAHRIGQTKEVRILRLITEDSVEEHILEKAHRKLEIDGKVIQAGKFDNKSTNEEQEAFLRSLLEAEEAKKGHKDDDDEEMDDEELNEVLARDDNEKEIFREIDRIRAADYGKSGARARLITEDELPDIYKQDVSHLVKPEPMENYGRGTRERKVLHYDDGLTEEQWLEAVDNDDDTIEDAIARKRQRINKRQQNKLRDREEDSADVSSPGTPLAGGDFAVSTPGTNGKRKRGRKARDTTASVSASATGNVGTPTAKDESPASAIILPVRKRAKGRPPKVKETLSPQARRQLTEQMEEIFNFVTTQVKDDDERNRIDLFLERPPKRIYPDYYLLIENPIACDIIRKRINDAYYQSLPQFREDFRLMFRNARTYNEEGSFVVQDANILENMVNTLYYKYIPEAEAIDKAEAERVLQEKLKKEETAKLMKSEVTQTTVSDATTVSGGNAGVTSTSVGESTSKVELMKLPLSSLANEQEPKQVFKASDSESDHDKAHLSPRLKETSSSSTSPLENGSIAGGAIKDSARISPGIHSGNSSDGGSAASQLGPGEDGDDENMDGGDNSLLVSGQQSAVDGSTVQGDEDEDDDALMHDHDGLELDPFGGDFNDYGNDFDNSNLLDRLN